The nucleotide window acttaattgccctcagtagattgccgtggagtcacacagctcacagcaaactccaactcctgggcttaggcgattctcttgcctcagcctcccaagtagctgggactacaggcgcccaccacaatgtctggctatttttttgttgcagtttggccagggctgggtttgaacccaccaccctcggtatatggggctggcaccctacccactgagccacaggcagcgccctGCAAAATTTGATTAAAGAAATTATACTCAGTAAAAGTAACGGTCACAAAGAATACTGACAATTACAGGAAATTCAAACAATGACACTTGCTATGTATTCTTCTCTCCAAAATTCAATGAGTCATATGcaattaaacaaaattattagaaatagaTTTATCAATGACAATCTCAACAAAGTaaaattcaaaatggaaaaaaatttattgtaTGCTATAGAAAGTTACTCAAGGAATTATCTTTTCTAACTACTATTCACTCCAGAAAATATTTCTCAATGAAAATTATAATTGAAATAACTCtgattcaaattttatattaaaaaaatggggTCAAttggcaaatccacagagacagaaagtagattaatgaTTGCCAGGAGCTGAGGGGAGGGGTGAAttgggagtgactgctaatgagtagggaatttcttaattttttttttctttttttcagagacagggtcttactttgttgcccaagctggaatgcagtggtgcgATCACAGTGGTGCATCATAGCAcactcaaaatcctgggctcaagttatcctctcacctcaaccttcagagcagctgagactacaggcatacactaccacacccagccaatttttattttattttttatttaccttttttttttttttttttgagacggagtttcactatgtcaccctcggtagagtgtaatggcatcacagctcacaggaacctcaaacttgggcttgagtgattctcctgcctccacctcccaaatagctgggactacaggtacctgccacaatgcccagctatttttttgttgcagtgtagctggcccaggccaggttcaatcccaccacccttggtgcatgtggctggtgccataactactgtgctatgggtgccaagccacaggccaatttttaaattttttgtagagacaggatctcaatatgttgcccatcCTACTCTTAaactcaaacgatcctcctgccttagccttccaaagtgctgggattacaagagtgagacaccatatGCTACCAAGTATGGGATTTCTCTTGGGgtaatggaaatgttctggaattaggtaGTGGAATGGTTACACAACATGTGGAATGTAATAAATGCTACTAAATTCAccttaaaatggtgaattttatgttatgtgcattATGTCATATAACTTTTCACTCTGTTATATGAATTGCTCTATAAATTGTCTTTATCCAGGTACCACATCATCTTGTTTACTGCCGTTTGTAGtatgttttgaaatcaagaagtatGAGACCTCCAACtctattcttcattttctttctttgttgtttgtttgtttttctttctatttttcaaggACAGGATCTCacccaagctagaatgcagtggtatgaccacagctcacagcagccttgaactcctggactcaggggATCCTCTCAGccttccgaatagctgggactaaaggcgcatgtttttaattttctggatTGTTTTGTCTGTTTGGAGTCCCTTGAGATTCCAGATGAATTTTATgatacatttttgtatttctgtacaaAATGCTGCTGAGATTTTGATATAAATTGCCTTGATTCTATATATCATGAAGCCCTTTTTCTCACCCCCCTGAGGCTGGCTGGCCTGGCCACAGGAAGCCAGCACAGCCTTGGGCTGGGATGGTCCTCCGCCCTCACCCTAACTCTGCCACTTGCTGGCTATGTGAGAATGAACCTGGGCCCAAGGCTAAGCTTCCAAGGCTCGGCTTTCCCATCTGCAAGATGAAGCAAACAGTGGCCACTTTGCAGGGCTGTGGACTATCAATCATGTGAAGATGTAGTGGGGGCTCCACAAACAGTGATGGAGATGACTCTGCTATTCTAATACACAGATCCACCTCTTGAAGGGAAGAATTTTCCTCCTGGAATATCATGGTCTTTACTGAGAAGGAGAGTTTGGCGCTTTCTGCAGAAAGGAGAATACCTTGATCTTCTCTTGCTCTTCTCTGGCTCTGGGTTTGTGTCCCAGACATTGAGTCTGCAATGGCCCTAAATAAGTATGTAGACCGGAGGCACCAAGCCCCATCAGTCCTCCTCAATCTATGCCTCCCCACTTTCCTCCCCACTTTAGGCATCATTCTCTAAACTCACACAACAAACTCTTCCCCTCTGAATGCCCTCATCTTGCAACCTCTATCATTATTCCCACTGTACAGAGGAAGACACTGGGACTTGGGCAAGTAAAATGCTTTGCCAGGGATCACTATAGTTGCTGATGTCCTGAGGCCAAGATATAATAATGACCTCCTATCTCACCCTCTTTTTTGCTAATTCCTGTGTGGAAGGCCAAATGGTGGccccaaagatgtccatatcTGAATCCCCCGAAACTGTGAATATGTTATGTTAATGGTAAAAAAAACTTTCCATATACGATTGTGTAAAGGATCTTGATACTGAGAGAGATTTTCCTAGATTATCTGGGTAtacccaatgtaatcacaaatgtccttattaaagggaggaaggggaagattGAGTACAGAAGAGAGGAGGGCAATATGACAACCGAAGTGGAGATTGGGAGTGATTTGGCCCATGGCCAAGGAATGCAAGAGGCCtatagaagctggaaaaggcgaAGAACAGATTCTCCCTTGTTCTATGCTACCAGAATCAGCCCTTCTAACACCTAATTTTAGCCCTGTAAGATATTTCAGACTTCTGtcctccataactgtaagaaaatGGATATATAATGTTTTCAGCCCCTAAATTTGTGATAATTGTTATAGTAGCAGCAGTACAAATATACCCTGCTAGACTCTAACTCTTACACCAGCCTTGTGAGGTAAAGGTTATTATTTCCATCTaacagatggagaaactaagGCCATTTACCTTCCCAAGATAACACAGCTAGTGAGTAATATAGCTGGGATTAGACATATAGTATTCCAATAGACTCCCTGCTCCCTACCCAGGGCAAAGATGGGTCCATACCCAGGGCTCTGGATACCACCCACATTATTTCTACTTTACCAGCTATGTGGCTTGGGGTAAAATGGCTAAGTTCTTCGTGCCTGAGTTttaccatctgtaaaatggtatcATAACTCTAACAGAGCTGGCACACAGTAAATAGGCAACATGTTCtatctattatttttcttagtgTTGTACTGCCATTAGGCTGCATTTGTTTGGTAGCCATTCCATAGGAGCAAAGACCCTCCTAGAAGGCTGTTTTCCATATGCTTTTGTATCAGCATCATTATATGCTCCCGATACCATCCCCAGTAGCTGAGGAGATCAGGCAATCTCCTtgagtcagcctcccaaaggCTTAGGGTGGATAATAGGAGCCAACAACTCCCAGTCAACATTCACAGTGTGCCCATCTGCACCCATACTGTCTGTGCCTTTCCTAAAGTAAGCCCTTGCTATCTCTGCCAAGGAAATGGAATAATGCAGGGTTACTTTGGAAACATCTGGAGAAAGGCAAATGTGTTCAGGGAAGAGTTTTGTCCCTTTCTAGTCTGTCATTGTCATGACCCGGTCTCCTGGATGAGCCCTTAGGGACTAAGGCCCAGGACAGTACCTGTGACAGGTGAGCCATGCACATGATCTGGAATCTGGATCCTCCTCTGGCTGTAGTACTGCACTGAGGAGTAGGCTTAGACAAGGCACTTCCCCTCTCTTGTTCCCTACTCTGGACCTTGGTCCCTGTTTGGGCAAAATAAAGTGCTTGATTTTTATAATGATAATATTTGCTCTGTGATTGTTACCTAAATTTAACCctctggccaggtgcggtggctcactcctgtaatcctaccctgtttccccgaaaagaagacatcctccgaaaataagacctacttacagataagacgtcccctgaaaataagacctagcgcatctttgggagcacaccttaaaataagacactgtcttattttcgggaaaacagggtagtattctgggaggccaaggcaagaggatagcttgagctcacgagttcgagaccagcctgagcaaaaatagagacccccatctctactaaaaagaggaaaaactgagggaagaggatctcttgagcccaagaattggaagttgctgtgagccatgatgatgccacagcattctacccagggtgacagcttgagcttctgtctcaaaaataaataaataaataaatttaacccTCTGAGTTAAATTTAGGGTGCTGTAAccatccccattttgcagatgggaaaaccAAAGCACAGAGAAGACAAGTTGCTTTTCTAAGGTCACATGGTTGCCAGGCAGtttggttttatagactgttttctttttttttttaattttagattaatctGAAGGTACAGatgatcaggttacattgtttgcatttttagggtacagtccaagttgtagttatgcccctctcccaagaggtgtgccctatacccttatacatcagtggttttcaaccttttttatatcacagcacacttgaacctatacttaaactaCCCTAGTACACTTAactatgctgatcaaaaaaaagactaaaaaaatgggagcagagagggcatctggggggacctcatctaatgtgcatggtgcaatggtacatttcaaaactattaagaaatgaatataattgtgatagatgtgttacttatttcaatgtaagcatttcacattgtatatgtacaaagttatgatttaataaaaaataaaaataaatacataaaaataaaaaaatgaatatatttactatgctatgaacttcttttgaaaataaattaatgatctttaaaaatttttgaggccCACCAATTGAAAATCCCTGTCTTACATcatgcctgttaggtgagagcacaacaatccttctccttccctctccctcctccctcacacttgagtttaattgtgtttttctcttgcttgggcatgtatttgtttgtctactggtttcatatttcCTTGTCAATactgttagtattgagtacattggatacttgcttttccatcttgtgatattttactaagtagaatgttctttaactctatccaggttgatgcaaaagaaacaaagtctccatctttttgtggatgaatagtattccatggtaaacatataccccagtttattaatctgttcatgagttgatgggcacttgggttgattccacatcttgaggactgtgaattgagctgcgacattctagtgcaaatatccttatggtaaatgactttttttcttctgggtagatacctagatgGCTCAAAAGTACTATCCTCCACTGATGGGGAGGATAATGGCAATTTCGTCTCCTGGTTGAAGCAAGAGGAGCTGGTCTCCAAGCTCAACATATTCTTGACGAACAGCAAATATCACCTGATTTCTAACATCAGCCAATCCAGGATGTTGAGTTTCTATCTCTCTCCACAGCGGCAGTGCTTTTATTTCTTGTGGCACAGAAATGGTCTCTGAACGAACTCCTGTTATTTCAGCACTTTTTGCAAAATACAGTACTTCAACCTGGCAACTGGGCACCATTCCACCTGGAGCCCCTGGATAGAATCACCACCACAGAGGCCAAAGTTCTGAGCCAACCCAGCGCCTATAGACTGTTTTCTTAACCGCACCatttaagacaggaaaaaaaaaaaaaaactttaaagaattaCCAAAgtgtgcttgcttcggcagcacatatactaaaattggaacgatacagagaggattagcatggcccctgagcaaggatgacatgcaaattcgtgaagcgttccatatttttagaaagatgaagactttacctctttcatgtttacatggatagagctggaaaatgtACTccaatgtatccaatgtactcagccctactatgaaactaatttatagctttcatatgaaagctataacccagttataacctaagaataggggcaagggggagagggaggggaggggagggtaattggtgggatcacacttacggggcatcttagaagggtacagatgaaacttgctaaatgcagaatataaatatctgaacacaataacaaagaaaatgccatgaagactgtgttaaccagttcaatgaaaatatttcaaattatatataaaacccacacattgtaccccatgattgcattaatgtacacagctatgatttaataataaaaaaaaaagtcagaaaaagaaagaaagaaagaattaccaaaggcctgggcagcacctgtggctcaaggagtagggctccagccccatataccaggggtggtgggttcaagcctggccctggccaaaaaaaaaaagaaattaccaaaggCCTTGTTTAAAATGTAGCCTTCAAgcggtgcctgtagcccagtgggtagggcaccggccacaaacatcgaggctggcgggttcaaacccagcccgggccagctaaacaatgacaactgtaacaaaaaaaaatagccgggcattacagacttgcctatagtcccagctacttgggaggctgaggcaagagaattgcttaaacccaagagttggaggttgctgtgagctgtgacgccacggcagtctatccaaggtgacagtgagactctgtctcaaaaaataaataaataaaaataaaataaaatgtagcttCCCACACCTTTTCTCCAgggattctgattcagcaggtctggtgCATCTGGGAACCTGTCATTTTTAATAACTCCTCCAGGTGATTCCCAGATGGGATCTGGGCTACACTTTGAGAATCAGAGCTCTAAATGTTTCCCAGTTCAAAAGAATGCAATGGCACCAAGTATGGGGAGAATGAGCGCGAGTGACAACAGTAGCTGAGCTCTTGGCTTCCTGACTCCTCCTCACTCATCTGTGCCCCTCTGATCCACTCTGGCTCACAGTGACCCTGACAGCAAAGATATTTGGGAAGTTCCAGCAGGAGAAGCTCCCTGTTACTGTTTCTTAAGGATAAAAAGGACAGCCTGTGGAATTTGACCAGAGGCAGAAAATCAAATCTTCACCTTGAAGGGAGAAAGCCAAGCACAGAAGACAACTGGAATAGAGGCTCAGAACCCGTTCTCCAATTTGCAAAGATCCGCTTCTATGGTTGAGGGAGCAGAATTTCTGTGCTAGCCAGTG belongs to Nycticebus coucang isolate mNycCou1 chromosome 9, mNycCou1.pri, whole genome shotgun sequence and includes:
- the LOC128594443 gene encoding molybdopterin synthase sulfur carrier subunit: MVPSCQVEVLYFAKSAEITGVRSETISVPQEIKALPLWREIETQHPGLADVRNQVIFAVRQEYVELGDQLLLLQPGDEIAIILPISGG